In Carassius carassius chromosome 46, fCarCar2.1, whole genome shotgun sequence, the following proteins share a genomic window:
- the tardbpa gene encoding TAR DNA binding protein, like isoform X2 gives MTECYIRVAEDENEEPMEIPSEEDGTVLLSSVAAQFPGACGLRYRSPVSQCMRGVRLVEGVLHAPESDWGNLVYVVNYPKDNKRKMDEMDAASAVKIKRGVQKTSDLIVLGLPWKTTEQDLKDYFSTFGEVIMVQVKRDAKTGNSKGFGFVRFTDYETQIKAISQRHMIDGRWCDCKLPNSRAGPDEPMRSRKVFVGRCTEDMSADELRQFFMQYGEVTDVFIPKPFRAFAFVTFADDQVAQSLCGEDLIIKGTSVHISNAEPKHNNSRQMMDRGRFGGFGGQGFGNSRSPNSNVNFGALSMNPAMMAAAQAALQSSWGMMGMLANQQSHTAASGTTPSGQNSASRDQNPNYNTGSNSYNTGSSASLGWGAGTNSGSSGGFNSGFGSSMETKSSWGM, from the exons ATGACTGAGTGTTATATTCGCGTCGCGGAGGATGAGAACGAGGAGCCTATGGAGATACCGTCCGAGGAGGACGGCACCGTCCTGCTCTCCTCCGTCGCCGCGCAATTTCCCGGAGCCTGCGGCCTTCGATACCGTAGCCCCGTGTCTCAGTGCATGAGAGGGGTCCGACTGGTGGAGGGGGTTCTTCATGCACCTGAATCAGACTGGGGCAATCTGGTGTACGTGGTCAACTATCCAAAAG ATAACAAGAGGAAGATGGATGAAATGGATGCTGCATCGGCAGTGAAGATCAAGAGAGGTGTGCAGAAGACATCAGATTTGATTGTGCTTGGGTTGCCGTGGAAAACAACAGAGCAAGACCTTAAAGATTACTTCAGCACTTTTGGAGAAGTGATCATGGTGCAG GTGAAAAGAGATGCAAAAACGGGAAATTCCAAAGGATTTGGCTTTGTAAGATTTACAGACTACGAAACACAAATAAAAGCCATTTCCCAGCGGCATATGATTGATGGAAGATGGTGCGACTGCAAACTTCCAAACTCAAGG GCTGGCCCGGATGAGCCTATGAGAAGCAGGAAAGTATTTGTGGGCCGCTGCACCGAGGACATGTCAGCTGATGAGCTTAGACAGTTTTTTATGCAGTACGGCGAAGTCACAGATGTGTTCATTCCCAAACCTTTCCGAGCCTTTGCCTTTGTCACCTTTGCTGATGATCAG GTTGCCCAGTCTCTGTGTGGTGAGGACCTGATCATTAAAGGAACCAGTGTGCACATATCCAACGCTGAGCCTAAGCACAATAATAGTAGGCAAATGATGGATCGTGGGCGGTTTGGGGGGTTTGGGGGGCAGGGCTTTGGCAATAGTCGCAGTCCCAACAGCAATGTGAATTTTGGGGCCCTTAGCATGAATCCAGCCATGATGGCAGCTGCTCAAGCAGCACTTCAGAGTAGCTGGGGCATGATGGGAATGCTGGCCAATCAGCAGAGTCACACAGCCGCTTCTGGCACCACCCCAAGCGGACAGAACAGCGCTAGTAGAGATCAGAACCCAAATTACAACACAGGCAGCAATAGCTACAACACCGGCAGCTCAGCTAGTCTTGGGTGGGGGGCGGGAACCAATTCAGGCTCGAGCGGTGGGTTCAACTCCGGTTTTGGTTCTAGCATGGAGACAAAGTCCAGCTGGGGAATGTAG
- the tardbpa gene encoding TAR DNA binding protein, like isoform X1, which yields MTECYIRVAEDENEEPMEIPSEEDGTVLLSSVAAQFPGACGLRYRSPVSQCMRGVRLVEGVLHAPESDWGNLVYVVNYPKDNKRKMDEMDAASAVKIKRGVQKTSDLIVLGLPWKTTEQDLKDYFSTFGEVIMVQVKRDAKTGNSKGFGFVRFTDYETQIKAISQRHMIDGRWCDCKLPNSRYFLEQAGPDEPMRSRKVFVGRCTEDMSADELRQFFMQYGEVTDVFIPKPFRAFAFVTFADDQVAQSLCGEDLIIKGTSVHISNAEPKHNNSRQMMDRGRFGGFGGQGFGNSRSPNSNVNFGALSMNPAMMAAAQAALQSSWGMMGMLANQQSHTAASGTTPSGQNSASRDQNPNYNTGSNSYNTGSSASLGWGAGTNSGSSGGFNSGFGSSMETKSSWGM from the exons ATGACTGAGTGTTATATTCGCGTCGCGGAGGATGAGAACGAGGAGCCTATGGAGATACCGTCCGAGGAGGACGGCACCGTCCTGCTCTCCTCCGTCGCCGCGCAATTTCCCGGAGCCTGCGGCCTTCGATACCGTAGCCCCGTGTCTCAGTGCATGAGAGGGGTCCGACTGGTGGAGGGGGTTCTTCATGCACCTGAATCAGACTGGGGCAATCTGGTGTACGTGGTCAACTATCCAAAAG ATAACAAGAGGAAGATGGATGAAATGGATGCTGCATCGGCAGTGAAGATCAAGAGAGGTGTGCAGAAGACATCAGATTTGATTGTGCTTGGGTTGCCGTGGAAAACAACAGAGCAAGACCTTAAAGATTACTTCAGCACTTTTGGAGAAGTGATCATGGTGCAG GTGAAAAGAGATGCAAAAACGGGAAATTCCAAAGGATTTGGCTTTGTAAGATTTACAGACTACGAAACACAAATAAAAGCCATTTCCCAGCGGCATATGATTGATGGAAGATGGTGCGACTGCAAACTTCCAAACTCAAGG TATTTCCTGGAACAGGCTGGCCCGGATGAGCCTATGAGAAGCAGGAAAGTATTTGTGGGCCGCTGCACCGAGGACATGTCAGCTGATGAGCTTAGACAGTTTTTTATGCAGTACGGCGAAGTCACAGATGTGTTCATTCCCAAACCTTTCCGAGCCTTTGCCTTTGTCACCTTTGCTGATGATCAG GTTGCCCAGTCTCTGTGTGGTGAGGACCTGATCATTAAAGGAACCAGTGTGCACATATCCAACGCTGAGCCTAAGCACAATAATAGTAGGCAAATGATGGATCGTGGGCGGTTTGGGGGGTTTGGGGGGCAGGGCTTTGGCAATAGTCGCAGTCCCAACAGCAATGTGAATTTTGGGGCCCTTAGCATGAATCCAGCCATGATGGCAGCTGCTCAAGCAGCACTTCAGAGTAGCTGGGGCATGATGGGAATGCTGGCCAATCAGCAGAGTCACACAGCCGCTTCTGGCACCACCCCAAGCGGACAGAACAGCGCTAGTAGAGATCAGAACCCAAATTACAACACAGGCAGCAATAGCTACAACACCGGCAGCTCAGCTAGTCTTGGGTGGGGGGCGGGAACCAATTCAGGCTCGAGCGGTGGGTTCAACTCCGGTTTTGGTTCTAGCATGGAGACAAAGTCCAGCTGGGGAATGTAG
- the tardbpa gene encoding TAR DNA binding protein, like isoform X3 — MTECYIRVAEDENEEPMEIPSEEDGTVLLSSVAAQFPGACGLRYRSPVSQCMRGVRLVEGVLHAPESDWGNLVYVVNYPKDNKRKMDEMDAASAVKIKRGVQKTSDLIVLGLPWKTTEQDLKDYFSTFGEVIMVQVKRDAKTGNSKGFGFVRFTDYETQIKAISQRHMIDGRWCDCKLPNSRYFLEQAGPDEPMRSRKVFVGRCTEDMSADELRQFFMQYGEVTDVFIPKPFRAFAFVTFADDQVAQSLCGEDLIIKGTSVHISNAEPKHNNIHHLFSNFPGRSPSLAAMLERSQYPFPSSHV, encoded by the exons ATGACTGAGTGTTATATTCGCGTCGCGGAGGATGAGAACGAGGAGCCTATGGAGATACCGTCCGAGGAGGACGGCACCGTCCTGCTCTCCTCCGTCGCCGCGCAATTTCCCGGAGCCTGCGGCCTTCGATACCGTAGCCCCGTGTCTCAGTGCATGAGAGGGGTCCGACTGGTGGAGGGGGTTCTTCATGCACCTGAATCAGACTGGGGCAATCTGGTGTACGTGGTCAACTATCCAAAAG ATAACAAGAGGAAGATGGATGAAATGGATGCTGCATCGGCAGTGAAGATCAAGAGAGGTGTGCAGAAGACATCAGATTTGATTGTGCTTGGGTTGCCGTGGAAAACAACAGAGCAAGACCTTAAAGATTACTTCAGCACTTTTGGAGAAGTGATCATGGTGCAG GTGAAAAGAGATGCAAAAACGGGAAATTCCAAAGGATTTGGCTTTGTAAGATTTACAGACTACGAAACACAAATAAAAGCCATTTCCCAGCGGCATATGATTGATGGAAGATGGTGCGACTGCAAACTTCCAAACTCAAGG TATTTCCTGGAACAGGCTGGCCCGGATGAGCCTATGAGAAGCAGGAAAGTATTTGTGGGCCGCTGCACCGAGGACATGTCAGCTGATGAGCTTAGACAGTTTTTTATGCAGTACGGCGAAGTCACAGATGTGTTCATTCCCAAACCTTTCCGAGCCTTTGCCTTTGTCACCTTTGCTGATGATCAG GTTGCCCAGTCTCTGTGTGGTGAGGACCTGATCATTAAAGGAACCAGTGTGCACATATCCAACGCTGAGCCTAAGCACAATAATA TTCATCACCTCTTTTCCAATTTCCCGGGAAGAAGCCCCTCGTTGGCCGCAATGCTCGAGCGATCTCAGTATCCATTCCCTTCTTCCCATGTGTAA